From the Candidatus Omnitrophota bacterium genome, the window TTATCTGCACCGTGGCGTCCATGTCCGGCACCGTGAGCTTGCCCGATTTTAAGTCTTTTTTTTCCTCATCGGTCAAAAAAGTTGTCTCCAGCATGTTTGTAAAATTTCTGCCTAACCTCATCTATCCTCCTATTATCTTAACTTCCTCAAAATGCACCAATTTAACGAATTCCCTGTATCTTTTATCCACTTCGCTCTTTTTAAGATCCATAAGCCCTTTGACGCCGAATCCGGAAACCGTAAAGGACGAGATAACCGTGCCGTATGCGGCGGCTTTCTTTATACTGCTCCATGTGATTTTCCCGGATGAGGCCAGATAACCCATAAACGCTCCAGCGAAACTGTCGCCGGCGCCGGTGGGATCAACAGCATCCTCGAGCGGATAGGCCGGAAGAAAAAACATCCCCTTTTTACTGAAACATCCGACACCATATTCGCCTTTTTTTACAACGACCGTCTTCACGCCCTTTTTCAGCAATTGCCTAGCCGCTTTGATTATGTTGTGCTCGCCGGTGTACTGTCTTATCTCGGCCTCATTGATAAGAATAGCGTCGAGGCCCGGCAAAAGGGCGCCTATGTGCTTTTTTTTACTTTCTATCCAGAAATTCATCGTGTCAAGCGCCTTGTACCCTCCTGATTTAGGGAATTTCATCTGCTTCAAAACTTTTTTCTGCAGCACGGGGTCTATGTTGGCCAGAAACAAATGCTTTGATCCGCGCAAAGCCTCCGGCACCGACGGGTCAAACTTCTCAAAAACGTTTAACTGGGTATCCAGGCTTATGGCCGTTGAGAGATCCCATGAATATTTACCTCTCCAGAAAAAAGTTTTGCCCGGCTCTCTTTTTATTCCGTCGGTATTGATCCCTTTTTTATTCATCTTTTTGAGAAAATCTTCCGGAAAATCCGCGCCGACAACGCCTATGATGGCGACAGGCGAGAAAAAAGACGCCGCAAGCGACGAATACACCGATGAACCGCCGACGCCCCTGTCTATTTTACCAAAGGGCGTGGTTATAGAATCAAGCGCGACCGATCCCACAACAATGATGTTTTCTTTCATTTATCCTCCGGCATGTATTTATCCATTATGACCCCGAGTTTCTTTCTCATGGCGGGGTTTATATATTTTTTATCCGTCATCACCGCTCCCCTGAGCGCGTCGCGGCACAGACACGAACGCTCCGACGACAGGCGCGGAATGATATTTTTGAGTATCTGTTTTGCCTTAGCTATATTTTTATTAAAATTGGATATGACTTTTTCGGTGTTCACCTCTTCGCCTTCTTTCCAGACGTCATAATCCGTCACGTGCGCCATGGTGGCATAGCAGATCTCCGCCTCGCGGGCGAGGAAAGCCTCAGGCATCGCCGTCATGCCCACGATATCCGCGCCCAAAGACCGGTAAAACATGGATTCGGCCTTTGTGGAAAAACGCGGGCCTTCTATAGTGACAAAGGTACCGCCCTTGTGCGCGCGGGCTCCCGTTTCTTCCACGGTTTTATACAAAATATCCGAAAGTTCTCCGCAGAAAGGCTCCGCCAGCGGCACATGCGCCACAACACCCTCACCGAAAAAAGTGGAACGGCCTCTCTGCTTCGTGTTATCAAAGATCTGGGACGGAACAACTATGTCCGTGGGATGATTTTCTTCCTTCAGGGAACCGCAGGCGCTGACGGATATTATCCTTTCAACACCTATGGATTTCAGCGCGTATATGTTTGCCCGCGAATTCACCTCGCTCGGCAGGATCCTGTGGCCGCGGCCGTGGCGGGGAAGAAAAGCCACGCCGACGCCCTCAAGTTCGCCGCAGATTATACTGTCGGACGGCTTGCCGTAAGGAGTGGATACAACGACCTCCTCCACATTTTTAAGGCCCTCAAGATCATAAAGGCCGCTGCCGCCTATTACCGCTATTTTCACTTTTTTCATCGTTACCCCCGTTATAAAGCCGAAAGCTTTTCCTCGAAAAGACCCATAATTTCCCGGATCGGCGCTTTTTTCTTTGTCCTGCATTCCGCCGCGAAAGGATGGCCGCCGCCGGAAGCGTATTCTTTTCCGATTTTTTCCTGCAAGGCCACGGCAAGGCCGTGCGCGAAATTACCGCAGTGCAATTTGCCGTTTTTGGAACGGAAGGAAAAATGCACGCCCTTTTCACCCATGTCCGAGAACATTATGAACATAACATCCTCATTCTCCGAAGGAAGTTCATAAAGGACCACACTTCCCGCCATCGGCATGAGTTTCACTTTTTCGCCCTTGAACAGATAAATATCCGTACCTTGCGCTGTTTTCACAAGATCCGCCTTGTGCATGAGAGAAGCCGTTGCTTCCCAGTCGGAAAGATAATAATCAAATATTTTTTTCGCCCTGACGGAATCGGAAAGAGCTCCTATAAAATCATCCTCCGCTGAAAATGTCAAAGGATTCTTCAGCCATTCCTCAAGATTATCAAAGGCGAACTCCCCGCTTGTTATATCGGCAAGGCCCTTATCTCTGTCATTGTAAAAATACTGAAAGCCGCCGCCGCCGAGCGCGAATATTATCTCCGCGGCCTGATTCAGGAGCGTGGTTTTTGCCCGCTGACGCACCTCGAACATTGTGGGGCGCGCTTCTATCTTATTGAGCAGCCACGCGTATTTTTCTTTGATACCATCGTAAAACGGCTTCACATAATCCGATATATCGTCAGTGGCCGGCTCAATGGCCCAATCGCCTTTAAGGCCTATCAGCGCCGCGATGTCATCGCCGGGATCAACCTCACCGCAAAAAGAAGCGAGCATGTGGGCGACCAAACTCCCCGAGCATCTTTTATATGAGCCGAGCACCGGATTGACAACCATGACCCTTTTAAGTTCTTCGCCCAGAAGAGGGTGATGGTCCAGTATGATTATATTTTCATGTATATCGGCGTAATCGTCATAATAACCCATGGTGGCCTTGTCGGCGACAAATATTATATCAGGGCTGTGGCTGTCAATATCTTTCTTTAAGCGGGATTCCTCAAGTTCCATGGTCGTTGGCACCTTCACTGTTACAGCGATGCCCTTTTTTTCGAGCAAACGCCTGAGTATTATTCCCGAAGTGATGCCGTCCGGATCATCATGACAGTAGATAAGAGCCTTTTTTCCGCGCGCCGCTTCTATCCTTGCTGAGACTTTATCAAAATTCAAAGATCCTGCTTCCGCCTTTATAAATTCCGCGTAATTCATTTTAACTCCTTTATCAGTGCGTCAAACTGCCCTACCAGCGCTTCAAGGCCCTCTGATGCGTTGTCTATCACAAAAAAATCTCCGGGCATAGCATTGTCAAGTTCAGTACGGTTCGAGAGAAACAACTTTTCTATGTCATCATTTTTATAGTAGCTTTCCATGAGATCCGTCGGCACAATATGGTCGTCAAGAGCGTTGTTCTTCTGCTGCTCGAATCTTTTTCTGTTCCGCGCCAGGCACACTTCGTAGGGACAATAAATATACACGATCATCGACCGGGCGAAAGTGTCCAGGCTGAAATTTTTCAACGCCGAAATGTAGTCGGCCCTGGCAAATTCTATAAAAACAAGGTCGTTTTTTGATTTAACGCCCTCAAGCCGGCTGTCTATGATGCTGAGCACCTCATCGACAATGGTGAAATCCGTCACCTCAAAACCGCCCTCTTTTCTCAGATGTCTCTTGAATTCCGTGTCTTTATCCAGAAGCTCTTTGAGGATGGGAAAATCGTCCACCCTTTCGACTTTTTCGATTTTCTCCGTTTCCTTGAGCTTCTTTATTATCGTCTCATACACAAAGGACTTTCCGCATCCCGGCCGCCCAAGAAGGAATATATAATCTTTCTTCATAAGGCCAGGCATTCCTTAACATATTCCAATTCTTCTTTCACAAGCTCATTCCTCTGAACCAGATACTCTTTTACCTTGGATGCGGTTTCAAGAATAATCACTTCCGGCTCGAGTGTCTTAACTATTTTTCCGTATTCTATGAGATTTGCTTTCTGGAGAGGCCCTTCGGTCAGATGCAGGGGCGGATGAAAGGTAAAAGTTTTGGGAACGAAATCATTGAGATGAAGTTCCTTCACCAGTTCTTTGGGTATGGTCTTCATAATCTGTTCGGGGTGTTCGGGAACGGGCTTGGCCTTCCCTCCGGGAGCAAGAGCGCGTGTGAACCAGTGCCCTATGTCCAGGTTATAATACACCTCGGCTCCTTTTTTACGGCATTTCTGAACAAGCCTGATACCGTCTTCAGGTTCTACATATAAAGTATCAAACGATACATTATTCTCAATATGAAAATTGATATCTCCGCCGTATTCGGCCAGTTCAAGAACGCTTTCTATGAGCGCGGCTTCTATCTTCTCCAGCCAGATGGGGCTGCTCATATAAAAAGGCGCTGTCCCCGGATGCATGTTAACGTGTTTCGCTCCTATATCCTTCGCGAAATCTATGTACAGTTTCTGCAGTTCAACCGCTTTCTGCCTGTCTTCCTTCTGTATGCAGGCCACGCCGCTGCCTATCCCCGAATAAGACAGATGGACGGAGAGGGTTATATCATTGTCTTCCGCCTTTTTGCGGATGGCGGAGCGCTCTTCTTTTGTGAAACCGGCATAGGGATTAGGCATATCCGCGTCCAGCTCAATATGATTCAGGCCCTGAGCTTTAGCCATATCCAGCTGTCTGAGCACATTCTTTTTGAACTCAACAAGCCCCAGCGCGTTCATGGAAAACATATCGATCTCACCGCTGAATATTTTGTTCCGCGTTTCCTCCGGTAAAACATCCACAATGAACAAATTCGTAAAATTCCTTCCCAGTCTTATCATTTCTCCTCCTGAAGGCGGATTTGTCCCTGCCTTTTCGAAACTTCAAAAAATCATGCAAAAAACCGGGCGCACCTTAAAAACCCTGTAATTTACCCCCGGGTATATGCCCGTCCCTGATGAACAGGCATGAGAGTTATTGTATCAGTTCTTGCTCTTGATTGCAAGAACGGAAAGAGCGTCCGCCGTCTTGTTTTTTGAGCGCGCGATGTGAGTGAACGACAACGAAGCGTTTTTTTTCGACTTGATTATTTCTATTTTATTTTTGACCTGGAAAAGCAGAGCCGCTATTTCGGCGTCCTTCACTCTCCACAAACCATTGATCTGATTCACCATAAGAAGTGAATCGGAATAAACGCGCAGGGAAGAGAAGTCCTCTTTTATTTTCGCCGCCTCATCCAGCGCGAGAATGAGCGCGGAATACTCCGCCTGATTGTTTGTTTTTATTCCCAGGTATCGGGATACTTCGGCTATGACCCTGGAATCCCTGCTCAAGACGGCCCCCGCGCCCGCCGGGCCGGGGTTGGGCGCAGCGGCGCCGTCCACGAAACATTCAACGACGCCGGTCGCGCCGAGCGACTGGCCTCCGGATGATATTTTTTTTGAAGCGGCGATGAGCATATTCTTCACACGGGACGGTTTTAATGTTTTATATTTTTGATAAAGTTTAGCGAAGCTCTGTTTTTCGGCGAGAAACGCGAAAATTTCCTCATCTTTCACCATGCCGGATTTCCCGGGCGCAATGTTTTGCTCACGCGCACAACATGCGGCCGCAATTCTCACAGACCACAATATCGGATGATGCGACTTCTATAATCTGCTGCCTTGTCAAAGCTATGTTGCAGCCGCCGCAGGAGTTGCCGTCTTTAACTTTCACAACGGCAACTCCGCCTTTTGATTTTCTTATCCTCTCGTATTGCTCAAGAGCCTTTGCGATAGTCCCGTCGGATTTCATGTTTGAGGCACTTTCATCCCGCGCAACTTTTTTAGTGCCGAATTCCGCGGACAAGGCGTCTTTTTCAGCGTTCAGCGCGAGGCCCCGGGAATTCATATCGTCTGTTTGCCTGGCAGCATCCTCTTTCAGAGCAGTGAATGATTTTTTCGCGCCGTCAACCCTGTCCATCAATTCCAGGAGAGAGGTCTCCGCGTCCGAGACCTTGTTTTTTTTATCTTTGATCCCCTCAAGGATCGTTGTATAAAGATCATTCGTCTTAACAGAGTAAAGCTCGGATTGGGATTTTTTTATCTCTTCATTGAGTTTGCGGATATCGTTTTCAAGATCCTGCTGAGCCACGGCCTGTTTTTTGTAATCTTCCTCTTTTACTTTCAGTCCGGCGTTTAAAACATCCGCCTGATTTTTAATAGTATCTATTTCATTAGGGATCACGGCTATGCGTGAGGTGATGGCATCCAGTTCATTATCTTTTGCCTGTAGCCCTATCAGTTTTTCTATAATCTCGGCCATTGTCTCCTCGCGGGACAACACTGTCCCTTTTTCATATGCCCTGGCTCGCTCACCTTTTAGTGCGCTCTAATTTTGGGCGGTATAGGATTCGAACCTATGACCTCTCGGATGTGAACCGAACGCTCTAACCAGCTGAGCTAACCGCCCGTCATTACCCGCCGGCGGGACGCCTTGGCGGGGAGCGCCGCCCCGCACGGATATTTTTGGGCCCGGAAGGACTTGAACCTTCGACCACCGGTTTATGAGACCGATGCTCTAACCAACTGAGCTACAGGCCCTCTTTTTCGTCTTCCCAAAATAGACGCCGTATCTCACGGTTGCGATTATACTATTTTATTGCCCCGCCATACAAGGGCAAATCGGGTCAATCCAGCACAAAAAACTTTTTCACCGCATTAAAAAGGCCCTCTTTGCTGAAAGGCTTAAGCAAAAATTCCGTCGGCCCTTCCGGACGGTGCATTTCATATATTTCCTTATCCTTCACATAGCCGGATGCGAATATCACGGGGATTTCCTCAAACCCTTCCTTCTCTCTTATGCCGCGCACCGCTTTCCAGCCGGAGATACCGGGCATTATGACATCTGTTATTATCAGATCCGGGCGGAACGCGGGGGCTTTTTCTTCCAGCTCCATACCGTCGGCGGCCTCCTCTATCTCATAAGCCTTAAGCATCACCCCGAGCAGTTTCCTTATGGCGGCCTCATCGTCAGCGATGAGTATCTTCCTGAGCTTTTTCCGTTCCGGCGCGACCTCGTTTTTTTTCAGCGCCGGATATGTGCCCGCCAGTTCTTTCATCTTTTCCAGCATAACATCCGGCAGCGGGGGCACGGCTCCGGGCGAGGACAAAAAGCGCACGCGGGATATTTCATGCTCTCCCGTCATATTGTCGGGCAGGAGCACCAGCACCGGGACATCAAATTCCTCCGTGAGCTTTCTGCACATATCATAAATATTGATCCCCTTACTGCCGGCGAGCAGATAATTGATGATACATATGTGGGGCTTATCCTCTTTTATGAGCATCAGCAGAATATCAAAATTCCTGGCCTCCCTGATACTGCAGTCGTAATTTCGCCAGAGCAGTTTAACGGCGAACCTTCTGTCTATGTCCTCATCAGCGAGAATTACTTTCATCAATTCTGCGACCCTCCAAAAATTTTCTGCAAGAACCCTGGTTGTTTTTTGACCCGCACTACGCGCCGCAGCATTTTCCTTGTGTTGCCGAGTCTGTCCTGAAAAACTATCTCCATCTCATGCGGCCCCATGGGAAGATACACAATCTGGGAAAACGAACCGTCGTCGCCGAGGTCCACCAGCGCCGTGTCTATGGAAAGTTTTGATATGTCGCGGCTGGCGGAGCCCCGCACCTCGATGAATTCGTCATCGATTTTCAAATTAGCCGGCGGATAGAGTATGATCACGCTCATTTCTCTGGCCGCGCGGTTGAGCTCAAACCCCTTCACTTTTGAATATCTGGCGGAATCCCCTCCGGCATATTCCACGCGGTAATAATACTTACCGTCGGCGAGCTTGCTGATCTCCTTCTGCACGTCAAGCGGCTTCAGCTTCAGGATGATCTGCGAAAAATATTCATCCAGCGCGATCTCCACAGCACTTATTTTATTCCGGATCTTATCGCGCTTCGTCACCTCCTGGACAAAATTATCGGCCTCGGGGTTAAACACACCTACCGTCTCGATATCGGCGACACTGATCTGAAAATCTGCCGGAAGCGTTATGTCGTCTTTGAGAGCTTTTAACCGCTCGGCGTCAGGCAGTGTTATTTCAGCGGGCGCCATCGGAAGATCCCCGAACTTAATGTTTGAGGAAAAACCCTTACCCAGCTCGATTTTCCCTTTACCGTCGGGTGAGGCGACATCGACCTTTCCCTCGAACACCTCTATATTGGTGCTCTTGTCATCGCCGACCACGGCCCTGTAAAGCCCTTCCTCCTGCGGCGTTAAAACCGCCGAAGGCGTCTGCACCTTGGTTTTTTTAAAGAACACTTCGCCCTTGAGAAGATTCACTTCCTGATCCAGCTCCCTCGGTTTTATAATGACAAGGCTGTTGGGAGACACTCTTGTCACCTCTTTTGTCGGAAAAAGCACTTTGGCGTGAGAATTCGCGAAAGTGCGGAGTGTGTCTTCGTAGAATATTTTCTGATTGAGCGCGGCGTCCCTGAAAAGCGCCTCTCCCCGGGCGCGAAAACTGACCTGCTCGATTTTTTCTATAAGAAAAGCCGCCCGCATGGATTTTTTTATTTCCTTCACCGGCACAAGAAGCTTATCCCCCGCATGAATAACATCGGGGTCTCCCGAAGCTATCACATTATATTTGAGGAGTTCCGGCCATCTGTCGGGGTCTTTAAGATACAACTTCGCTATGGCGTGGAGAGTGTCCCCGGGAATCACTCTTATCATCTGAAGGCCGCTATCTTCGCTGTCGTCATCTGCGGCAGCCGCAGGCATCACACCGCTCGCGGCAAAGACCGCTAACAAACACGCCGCTTTTTTAAGAGATTTAAAGCGTCTCACTTTTCCTGCGCACTTCGCCGTTTTCTTTTATCAGATCTTTGGGTATATAAAAACTGAATTCCGAACCTTTGCCAAAAACGGATTTCGCGCCGATTGAGCCCAAATGCGCTTCCACAATGTACTTGCACACCGTCAGGCCAAGGCCCGTGCCTGTTTTTTTCAAAGCGGTGTCTGCGACCTGATGGAATTTTTCGAAGACACGGTTGACCTCGCCCTCGGGAATTCCTTTACCCGTGTCTTTAACCGACACGGTTAAAACCCCCCCTGAGGGAGCATCGTCCGCGATATCCACTGTCACGGAACCTCCGGGCGGCGTAAACTTCATGGCGTTCGACACAAGATTGGTTATCACTCTTTCTACCAGATTTTCATCAATGTTGATCTTATCCGGGGCCTTGGCGCATTGGAAAC encodes:
- a CDS encoding LysM peptidoglycan-binding domain-containing protein, with protein sequence MRRFKSLKKAACLLAVFAASGVMPAAAADDDSEDSGLQMIRVIPGDTLHAIAKLYLKDPDRWPELLKYNVIASGDPDVIHAGDKLLVPVKEIKKSMRAAFLIEKIEQVSFRARGEALFRDAALNQKIFYEDTLRTFANSHAKVLFPTKEVTRVSPNSLVIIKPRELDQEVNLLKGEVFFKKTKVQTPSAVLTPQEEGLYRAVVGDDKSTNIEVFEGKVDVASPDGKGKIELGKGFSSNIKFGDLPMAPAEITLPDAERLKALKDDITLPADFQISVADIETVGVFNPEADNFVQEVTKRDKIRNKISAVEIALDEYFSQIILKLKPLDVQKEISKLADGKYYYRVEYAGGDSARYSKVKGFELNRAAREMSVIILYPPANLKIDDEFIEVRGSASRDISKLSIDTALVDLGDDGSFSQIVYLPMGPHEMEIVFQDRLGNTRKMLRRVVRVKKQPGFLQKIFGGSQN
- the mtnP gene encoding S-methyl-5'-thioadenosine phosphorylase, whose product is MKKVKIAVIGGSGLYDLEGLKNVEEVVVSTPYGKPSDSIICGELEGVGVAFLPRHGRGHRILPSEVNSRANIYALKSIGVERIISVSACGSLKEENHPTDIVVPSQIFDNTKQRGRSTFFGEGVVAHVPLAEPFCGELSDILYKTVEETGARAHKGGTFVTIEGPRFSTKAESMFYRSLGADIVGMTAMPEAFLAREAEICYATMAHVTDYDVWKEGEEVNTEKVISNFNKNIAKAKQILKNIIPRLSSERSCLCRDALRGAVMTDKKYINPAMRKKLGVIMDKYMPEDK
- a CDS encoding response regulator, which produces MKVILADEDIDRRFAVKLLWRNYDCSIREARNFDILLMLIKEDKPHICIINYLLAGSKGINIYDMCRKLTEEFDVPVLVLLPDNMTGEHEISRVRFLSSPGAVPPLPDVMLEKMKELAGTYPALKKNEVAPERKKLRKILIADDEAAIRKLLGVMLKAYEIEEAADGMELEEKAPAFRPDLIITDVIMPGISGWKAVRGIREKEGFEEIPVIFASGYVKDKEIYEMHRPEGPTEFLLKPFSKEGLFNAVKKFFVLD
- a CDS encoding ribonuclease HI family protein, which encodes MVKDEEIFAFLAEKQSFAKLYQKYKTLKPSRVKNMLIAASKKISSGGQSLGATGVVECFVDGAAAPNPGPAGAGAVLSRDSRVIAEVSRYLGIKTNNQAEYSALILALDEAAKIKEDFSSLRVYSDSLLMVNQINGLWRVKDAEIAALLFQVKNKIEIIKSKKNASLSFTHIARSKNKTADALSVLAIKSKN
- a CDS encoding DHH family phosphoesterase; the encoded protein is MNYAEFIKAEAGSLNFDKVSARIEAARGKKALIYCHDDPDGITSGIILRRLLEKKGIAVTVKVPTTMELEESRLKKDIDSHSPDIIFVADKATMGYYDDYADIHENIIILDHHPLLGEELKRVMVVNPVLGSYKRCSGSLVAHMLASFCGEVDPGDDIAALIGLKGDWAIEPATDDISDYVKPFYDGIKEKYAWLLNKIEARPTMFEVRQRAKTTLLNQAAEIIFALGGGGFQYFYNDRDKGLADITSGEFAFDNLEEWLKNPLTFSAEDDFIGALSDSVRAKKIFDYYLSDWEATASLMHKADLVKTAQGTDIYLFKGEKVKLMPMAGSVVLYELPSENEDVMFIMFSDMGEKGVHFSFRSKNGKLHCGNFAHGLAVALQEKIGKEYASGGGHPFAAECRTKKKAPIREIMGLFEEKLSAL
- a CDS encoding sugar phosphate isomerase/epimerase — encoded protein: MIRLGRNFTNLFIVDVLPEETRNKIFSGEIDMFSMNALGLVEFKKNVLRQLDMAKAQGLNHIELDADMPNPYAGFTKEERSAIRKKAEDNDITLSVHLSYSGIGSGVACIQKEDRQKAVELQKLYIDFAKDIGAKHVNMHPGTAPFYMSSPIWLEKIEAALIESVLELAEYGGDINFHIENNVSFDTLYVEPEDGIRLVQKCRKKGAEVYYNLDIGHWFTRALAPGGKAKPVPEHPEQIMKTIPKELVKELHLNDFVPKTFTFHPPLHLTEGPLQKANLIEYGKIVKTLEPEVIILETASKVKEYLVQRNELVKEELEYVKECLAL
- a CDS encoding sugar kinase, with protein sequence MKENIIVVGSVALDSITTPFGKIDRGVGGSSVYSSLAASFFSPVAIIGVVGADFPEDFLKKMNKKGINTDGIKREPGKTFFWRGKYSWDLSTAISLDTQLNVFEKFDPSVPEALRGSKHLFLANIDPVLQKKVLKQMKFPKSGGYKALDTMNFWIESKKKHIGALLPGLDAILINEAEIRQYTGEHNIIKAARQLLKKGVKTVVVKKGEYGVGCFSKKGMFFLPAYPLEDAVDPTGAGDSFAGAFMGYLASSGKITWSSIKKAAAYGTVISSFTVSGFGVKGLMDLKKSEVDKRYREFVKLVHFEEVKIIGG